From the Glycine max cultivar Williams 82 chromosome 11, Glycine_max_v4.0, whole genome shotgun sequence genome, the window atttaatcataaattaatttgactatatattatatatttaataaatataattttaaatgtcgTTGGACAGTCAATTTTACtaacaatatatttaattatattactaattaaGTATAAGCTATAATAAGCATAAATATTGAAATCAAATATTATactgattaaatatattttaagttgcttatgatattataaaagtaaatactGTACTCAGCAACTCTAATGAGTTTCATTTAAATGTCACTTAAGGGAAACTCCATTAAAGTGTTTCTCTTCTTATTCAGATGATAGTAGATAGCAACTGAGTGAATTTTGTACCATTTACATTTGTATTTATGAGAAAAGAAATGCTGAAAAGATACTGCGAAGAgattgataaaataaagaaatcatacaCAAATTTCCAATCTTGAATGTATTCGTTTTCCCCTTGTGCctgataattttatttcctaaagggggaaaaaaagaagacaagtGTCGttttttttatagctgttattgGTAAATGACACAAGGTCGTCTTAGGCATGACTCTATTTATGTTTGGTGCAATCCATTGGCTTGAAAGACACCACTTGTCTATCTAGATCAAACCCAATCAAGTAATTTGATTGCGCAAAGTTACCATAAACACCCCCATCACTACTAGTATTAGTAAACCCCAAGCAGAAAACACCATCTTTTGGTGAAACAAAGGTTTGTGTAGGCAACAATTTTACATCTCCCCCTTCAAAATGGGCTGTTAGCACAGGCCCACGAAGATTATTCTTCGTTCGATAGCAAAGTTGGGGACCCAAATCCAGGTCATTCGTAACGGGTTTCATCGCAACCTCGCTTCTCACTTGAGCCACCAATCGATCATACAATTGGGTCGGTAAAATAGTTGGGGGTGTTCCTGAATCAAGGAACACGTTACCCTTTTCAACACTTTGTGATGAAGAACCATTAAAATGCAAATACGTATTTCCCACACTAATGCCTAGTAAGGTAACAAAATAAGGGGTCTTGTCTTGCTTAGCAACCAAAGGTGTAGAAACCACTCCTTTCCCTGACACTTCACTCCCTTTACCTAAACTCATTTTGCTAGAAACACTAACATCAGTGTGGAATGGGACCAAGCATTGTGAAAACCTCTTCCCTCCAAAAGAAGAACCTATTTGAGAAATGAATGACACTGGCCCTCCTCCTAAGCCTATGATACCCATCTCACGATCATTGAAACCACCCGTGTTGTTGTGTCCACAACCAAACACGATGCCCTTGAGAGGAACACTTTCCCCTTTGGTTGAGCTGAGTGTGATTGTTTCCTGCGCCAAAACGCCTTGTGTTATTGCAGCAGATGCATAGGCATAGGTGTAGTTGCAATGCTTCTGAGGAGAACACACGCCTGTGTCCAGTTTATGACATAGCTTTGAGTCGCATGATATGTTCCTATACGAGGTGGACTTTTGAGGATCGAAAATGGGGTTACGTTGCTTGTAGCACTTGTTACATGGCACACATGAGGTCCATGTGAGATCACTGCCCGTGTCCGCAATGCCATAGATTTTGAATGGTGGAGTTCCAATAGAGACCTCCATGAGATAATGACCTAGGTAAGCATATATTGGGGATTGTGGAGAGACAGTTTTTTCCATAGCTGATAACTCCATCTCCATTAGACGACGTAGAGCAGGGAGGACATGGCCATGATGGGAAGAGTTTTTTCGAATCAGGTTAACGCTGAATCCCACATCGTTGCCTTCAGTGGCTGAGATgtgtaaaaaaggaagaagcatGAAACAAATGATTGTCGCAACAAGGCATGGATAAAAATAAACGACCATTGTCATCTATATGAGACAATTAATTAACAAGCTAGAGAGGATCGAGAGCCTTTTGTTTGATGAAGAATTTTTGTCGAGGCTCCGTGCTTTATATATGTCCTATCAACGTTTCATGTTGCGTGCATGCCTTGTCCTACCGTTGTTGATGGCCTAACAAATGGTGTGTGGTAGGTTTAATAACccaattaaataaatcaaatatgtaTGCCAAAAGCTAAATAGTGTGACTTATGTATTAGATTATGTAATATCACGTGAGTTACATGGTCATATAACAccatttaatctatttattttttgtttttttttataattaaagacaAATGTTCTTTTtgtaaatctatatttttttaatttaatgttttattgaaATACATTTTTATCCTTAACTAATTCATATTCTTCAtgattttatccttaatattttcttctctaCATATAATATTTCTCACCCTCATTAACACTAAAACACTTTTCGTGCATCATGTCTCTTATGTGGTCACTAACCATGGTTATACAAGAGCTCTCATCTTTATATTTTGTGTGCAAAAACTGAGtgttattgatatattttttccttgacttaaaaaaaatgctctaattatatctaataaattaatttcataattattttttattcaacatcaaaataagtatatgttttatttcatattagaacaaatatatctaataaaattttattaaatatacttGTTCTAGTTGGATAAAAGATAGTTACGAGATCaatttattagatataattagagtattttattttttaagacaaaGAAAAACTATATTAATAACACTCAACTTTTGCCTAGGAAATGCGAAAACAAGAGCTCTTTTGCAACCACAGTGGATGGTCAGGTATGAAGCATGACACACAGGAAGTGGTATACTGTTGACgttaataagaaagaaaatacgCGGGGAATAAAGACTAAGTTtagaatcataaaaaatatgaattaattagaaataaaaatatattttagtaaaacattaaattaaaaataataatattagattTGCAAAAATATCATTggactttaattaaaaaacaaaaaaataataaactgaaTCGTCTAATGTGTCGATATAAATCACATAACCTAATATGATAGTTGTAATCAATATTTATTTCcatatattcaattataaaattaagttccaaatgaattatcaattatttccaatcaattatcatttaattaattattaattatataaaaaattatcagttACTTATCATTATATCTTATAATAGAAGATTTTCTCAAGTAGGAATTAATGTCATGTTACACCactatattctttattttcccatctatatatatttcattgattttcatctatattttttaatttataaaaacacaTTATCATATTTAGTTATAGTGATTATATAGTAATTAAGGATAttatagaattaattatttgtaaaagaatatacaagcgataaaaaaatccaaaagataaaaaagaaattcatgTTAGAGAAACTtactatttctttttatgttacTCGTAGTGgagaatataaaaattaataaaataatttaaaagtattgtTGAATAAATTCTGAATAAAATTTCAACTTGTTTGGGCAACTACTGCGTTCTAATTCTAGCGTTTGACATTTGTCAATGCACTTTGTATGACTAACCAGTAACCAATCCGCGGCCTACAAGTTCGCGATATGACGTTTGTTTCTCTCAATTCCGCTTTCCAAATGTTCAACGGGAATTTATCTCTCACACCTctacatttaaaatttacttaaattaatttttattgaaccataatgcataattttaattttataacttttaaaacaaatagtAAGACCTGAAGACAAGACACCAGTGACCAGAAATTGAATATTGAGGAAGAAAAAACAcgaaacattaatttaaaatttgaaaccaGAATATTCCATTATTCCTTTCCACTATTCGTGTCTGAGACGCGTTATTCCTTTATAGCAACATTAGTAACCGGACACGggtaatatatcttttatttttttaataaatgggTAATACTCGAACATTATATACgtttttttggaaggcatattatatatgtatttataaatataaaaaaatatttgtttgtgagtaaaatactaaaattatattttaacttgtTTTAAATATTCTAATAATTTAACTCAGTTGATTAAATGAAACGTAATTTCTTGAgtctttctttaatttctataaaaaaaacacttttacacACATATGAGACAACGAATTACCAAAAGCTAACAATTTCCCACCTCTTTGTGTAGAAATTTTAGGGGAAAAAAGGCAATAtcttaagaatataaaatatacttttaaaatttattatggataagaaatacatttaaaaaagaagaatatctTAATATTCCTCTAAAGAAAATACATATAATGTTGATTAtggataagaaataaaaattactaatagAAAAATGTTACAGAAAGATATAGAAATATACCTTGAAGAATCTGGCTCTAATTAA encodes:
- the LOC100814140 gene encoding aspartic proteinase CDR1, producing MTMVVYFYPCLVATIICFMLLPFLHISATEGNDVGFSVNLIRKNSSHHGHVLPALRRLMEMELSAMEKTVSPQSPIYAYLGHYLMEVSIGTPPFKIYGIADTGSDLTWTSCVPCNKCYKQRNPIFDPQKSTSYRNISCDSKLCHKLDTGVCSPQKHCNYTYAYASAAITQGVLAQETITLSSTKGESVPLKGIVFGCGHNNTGGFNDREMGIIGLGGGPVSFISQIGSSFGGKRFSQCLVPFHTDVSVSSKMSLGKGSEVSGKGVVSTPLVAKQDKTPYFVTLLGISVGNTYLHFNGSSSQSVEKGNVFLDSGTPPTILPTQLYDRLVAQVRSEVAMKPVTNDLDLGPQLCYRTKNNLRGPVLTAHFEGGDVKLLPTQTFVSPKDGVFCLGFTNTSSDGGVYGNFAQSNYLIGFDLDRQVVSFKPMDCTKHK